One Odocoileus virginianus isolate 20LAN1187 ecotype Illinois chromosome 4, Ovbor_1.2, whole genome shotgun sequence DNA segment encodes these proteins:
- the LOC110131152 gene encoding keratin-associated protein 10-8-like encodes MTLNKNKEGKTSSSCCQTTHNTEETYKAGELWALTHTLTHTHILTLLWPHNPTMAFSNLSACSSDLSYSSRVCLPRSYDSCTDSSWQVDDCPESCCEPPCCAPSCCAPAPRLTLLCAPVSCESSPCCQPACSSSCLASCCQPSSCQSSCCTSSPCQQACCEPVCCTPVCCRPVCCEPVCCRPVCCRPVCCEPVCCRPVCCRPVCCESSPCSASLCCQPNPCSSVSCRPSSSVSLLCRPVCRPACCVPASSCQPSCCRPASSVSLLCRPACSRPACCLPTLAPEPCC; translated from the coding sequence ATGAcactaaacaaaaacaaggaaggaAAGACTTCATCAAGCTGCTGCCAGACAACACACAACACAGAGGAGACATATAAAGCTGGGGAGCTCTgggcactcacacacacactcactcacactcacatcCTCACCCTCCTCTGGCCCCACAACCCCACCATGGCTTTCTCCAACCTGTCTGCTTGCTCCAGCGACTTGAGCTACAGCAGCCGGGTCTGCCTGCCCAGGTCCTATGACTCCTGCACCGACTCCTCTTGGCAGGTGGACGACTGTCCAGAGAGCTGCTGCGAGCCCCCCTGCTGTGCCCCCAGCTGCTGCGCCCCGGCCCCCCGCCTGACCCTCCTCTGTGCCCCAGTGAGCTGCGAGTCCAGCCCCTGCTGCCAGCCAGCCTGCAGCAGCTCCTGCCTGGCCTCATGCTGCCAGCCGTCTAGCTGCCAGTCCTCCTGCTGCACCTCCTCCCCCTGCCAGCAGGCCTGCTGTGAGCCCGTCTGTTGCACTCCTGTGTGCTGCAGGCCCGTGTGCTGTGAGCCCGTCTGCTGCAGGCCTGTCTGCTGCAGGCCCGTGTGCTGTGAGCCTGTCTGCTGCAGGCCTGTCTGCTGCAGGCCCGTGTGCTGTGAGTCCTCCCCCTGCTCAGCCTCCTTGTGCTGCCAGCCCAACCCCTGCTCCTCGGTCAGTTGCAGACCCTCCTCCTCCGTGTCCCTGCTCTGCCGTCCTGTGTGCCGCCCCGCCTGCTGCGTGCCCGCCTCCTCCTGCCAGCCCAGCTGCTGCCGCCCGGCCTCCTCTGTGTCCCTGCTCTGCCGGCCCGCATGCTCCCGCCCTGCTTGCTGCCTCCCAACCTTGGCCCCGGAGCCCTGTTGCTGA
- the LOC110131143 gene encoding keratin-associated protein 10-3-like isoform X2, translated as MAASTLSICSSDLSYDCPESCCEPSCCAPSCCTPAPRLTLLCAPVSCESSPCCQPACSSSYPASCCQPSSCQSSCCTSSPCQQACCEPVCCEPVCCRPVCCEPVCCTPVCCTPVCYEASLCSTSSCGQQSSCQPSCCTSSPCQPSSSVSLLCRPVCRPACCVPASSCQPSCCRPASSVSLLCQPACSRPACCVPALALRPCC; from the exons ATGGCCGCCTCCACCCTGTCCATCTGCTCCAGCGACCTGAGCTATGACTGTCCAGAGAGCTGCTGCGAGCCCTCCTGCTGTGCCCCCAGCTGCTGCACCCCGGCCCCCCGCCTGACCCTCCTCTGCGCCCCAGTGAGCTGCGAGTCCAGCCCCTGCTGCCAGCCAGCCTGCAGCAGCTCCTACCCAGCCTCATGCTGCCAGCCGTCTAGCTGCCAGTCCTCCTGCTGCACCTCCTCCCCCTGCCAGCAGGCCTGCTGTGAGCCCGTCTGCTGTGAGCCCGTCTGCTGCAGGCCCGTCTGCTGCGAGCCCGTCTGCTGCACACCAGTCTGTTGCACACCTGTGTGCTATGAAGCTTCCCTCTGCTCAACCTCCTCATGTGGCCAGCAGTCCAGCTGCCAGCCCTCATGCTGCACCTCCTCCCCCTGCCA AccctcctcctctgtgtccctgCTCTGCCGCCCCGTGTGCCGCCCCGCCTGCTGCgtgcctgcctcctcctgccaGCCCAGCTGCTGCCGCCCGGCCTCCTCTGTGTCCCTGCTCTGCCAGCCCGCATGCTCCCGCCCGGCCTGCTGTGTCCCTGCCTTGGCCCTGAGGCCCTGCTGCTGA
- the LOC110131143 gene encoding keratin-associated protein 10-8-like isoform X1 produces the protein MAASTLSICSSDLSYDCPESCCEPSCCAPSCCTPAPRLTLLCAPVSCESSPCCQPACSSSYPASCCQPSSCQSSCCTSSPCQQACCEPVCCEPVCCRPVCCEPVCCTPVCCTPVCYEASLCSTSSCGQQSSCQPSCCTSSPCQQACCEPVCCRPVCCTPVCCRPVCCESSPCSASLCCQPNPCSSVSCRPSSSVSLLCRPVCRPACCVPASSCQPSCCRPASSVSLLCQPACSRPACCVPALALRPCC, from the coding sequence ATGGCCGCCTCCACCCTGTCCATCTGCTCCAGCGACCTGAGCTATGACTGTCCAGAGAGCTGCTGCGAGCCCTCCTGCTGTGCCCCCAGCTGCTGCACCCCGGCCCCCCGCCTGACCCTCCTCTGCGCCCCAGTGAGCTGCGAGTCCAGCCCCTGCTGCCAGCCAGCCTGCAGCAGCTCCTACCCAGCCTCATGCTGCCAGCCGTCTAGCTGCCAGTCCTCCTGCTGCACCTCCTCCCCCTGCCAGCAGGCCTGCTGTGAGCCCGTCTGCTGTGAGCCCGTCTGCTGCAGGCCCGTCTGCTGCGAGCCCGTCTGCTGCACACCAGTCTGTTGCACACCTGTGTGCTATGAAGCTTCCCTCTGCTCAACCTCCTCATGTGGCCAGCAGTCCAGCTGCCAGCCCTCATGCTGCACCTCCTCCCCCTGCCAGCAGGCCTGCTGTGAGCCCGTCTGCTGCAGGCCCGTCTGTTGCACTCCTGTCTGCTGCAGGCCCGTGTGCTGTGAATCCTCCCCCTGCTCAGCCTCCTTGTGCTGCCAGCCCAACCCCTGCTCCTCGGTCAGTTGCAGAccctcctcctctgtgtccctgCTCTGCCGCCCCGTGTGCCGCCCCGCCTGCTGCgtgcctgcctcctcctgccaGCCCAGCTGCTGCCGCCCGGCCTCCTCTGTGTCCCTGCTCTGCCAGCCCGCATGCTCCCGCCCGGCCTGCTGTGTCCCTGCCTTGGCCCTGAGGCCCTGCTGCTGA